The region ACATCAAAACACCTCGTATGAAAATAGAAATCAAGGTGCCTGATTATTTTCCTAATATACACTTAAACTCTACTAGTGGTGACATGAAGCTGACTGGTTCAAAGAGCAATGAGGTAGTAGTAAGTACAATAAGTGGTGATATAGAATTACAGAACTATCATGCTAAGACTATGCAATTAAAATCATTAAGCGGAGATGTAAAACTAGTAAATAGTAATGGTGAAATGCTTCGCTGCAATAGTACGAGTGGGGATTTAAGATTAGAGAGAGTTAATTATAAGGATTATATTTTGGATACCAGTAGTGGGGAGATTGAGCTAATTAGAGCTGAAGGGATTTCTGTTAACAGTAAAAATAAATCAGGAGACATTTCACTTAGAGATTGTAGAATCAATAAAGTAGATTCTAAGACATTAAGTGGTGATGTTACAATTGAAAATATAATGGCAGATTCTTTTCATATGCAAAGTACGAGTGGAGATGTTAGAGCAGAAGATTCAAAGATATCACAATTTTCTCTCCGAAGTACAAGCGGGGATGTTCGAGCATCAAGAATTAAAAGCAGTATCATAAATGCCACTAGTAAAAGTGGGGATGTTAGCGCTACAGCAGAGTCAAAGGAATGGAGAGCCTCCACGATTAGCGGTGAAGTATCCATAACATCAGAATGTGATGCAATGATAAAAGTGAGCACTATTAGTGGTGATGTTCGTTTGCAGTTACAAAATCATGGCAATGGGTATGAAGCAAATATTCGAACCGTGAGCGGTACGCGTAGCCTTACTTTTGAAGGAAGTAATAGTAATCTATATCGAAATGGAAGTTATGTTTTTGGAAATGGTGGATGTAAGGTCGAGGCAAATACAACTTCTGGTGATATTAAGATTCGAGGATAAGGAGTAATTATATTACGAGGATTACAAATAATATTTGTGACATGAAAAGATACCTTGAAATGGACTTTACAGACCAAATCAAGGTACCTTTTTTGTGCTGTATTAGTGAGCTATGTTGCTATAACCCTTCATTATAATGCTAAATGCTTTCACCAAATTTCTATTTAAAATCATATGGATTTTTATGTTTACCAAAGCAATATCCGCTATATGTAATACCAATTAGCATCAGAATAACTGATACTAAAAAAGTTGGAATAGAAATACTATCAGGTAACTCAATGATAAATCTATTTGTTATGGTATAAATGAGATAGATTAACAACCCCAAAGGATTAGCTAGCGCCAATAATTTTTTCTTCATATACAACCCTCCTCTTAAATAAGTTTCTTATAGTTGCAATTGCTATAATTGTCTATTTCTTTTAAAAAATTTTCAATATCCTTCCAACTCTATTTCTTTTAAATACTTTAAATATCCTTCCATGATCTATTTCTTACATAGACAGTGTAGAATAACACCATCCTCAGGTTTGTAGATTTCACCACGCCCAGACAAAAGGATTGTAAAATTATTCTGCTTTGCATAAGAGGAAAGTTCATCTGGAAGAAACGTTTCCCAATATATTTCTTTACTACTGTATGGATAAAACTTTCGACCTTCTAAGCATAGTTCGTGTGTATCTGATATATATTCATAGTCATGACCAGAAAAACTTAAAATTCCGTCTTTTCTCAATAATCGATTACATTCTGAAAAAAAACTTTGCTTATAATCAGCTCCGTATAGTAACCCAAAGGTCTGTGCCCAGAGTATAATCACATCAAAGGTATTGTCATCGAATGGAATATGACGTCCATCGTAAGGATAGAAGGGGATAGAATAACCTGTTGATTCTGCTAAAGCCGTAACCTCTGTAATGATAGAATGTGAAATATCTATTCCAACCACGGAAAAGCCCAAGTCACTTAATGCAAATGCTTCCCTTCCCAAACCGCATCCAATATTTAAAATCGATGCGTTTTTCGGAAAGTGACTTATAACCTCCTTTTCCCATATCTTCAAGCCTTTCCAAGACTTCATTTCATTAACATTATCTTTGGTTTCATACCATTGATTAACTGAATTTTGAGACATAGGTAGAACCTCCTTATGAGTTCGCATATAATTCATTATTTGGAAAAAAATGATAGCAAAGTGAGATTTGATATCTCCTAAGTATATTATAGATATTTATTTGTTAAATTCAAGTGCGATCATAAAGGTTCATAGAAAGCATACAGAGATGATATTATTCATATAAAGTGCATTCCTATTTTGTAGAAATAGAGGATTGCCAAATTTCAATTTATCATGTATAATAAATACTCGTGTGGTAGCAATATCATGAATATTAGGAGATGTATCGAAGAGGCCATAACGAGCCTGACTCGAAATCAGGTTGCCTGCAAGGGCACGTGGGTTCGAATCCCACCGTCTCCGTTCATAATGATTAGTCCTAATCCTTCGGGGTTGGGATTTTTTTGTTATTAACAACATAGATAAACCAAATCAATACACTCATTTATTTTCACGCAAATGGACAAAAAACCCCACTGCAACTGAGAGTTGCTAATATTTCAAGCTTACTTGGTCGACATCTCTTCCAGTATTTGCTATACTACAAGCAGTAAAGGAGGTATATTATGAAATTGGGAGAAAAAATTGTAATGTTTCGTACAGAGCATCACTTATCTCAAGGCGATCTTGCAGAGAAGTTAGGTGTTTCTCGACAGTCTATTTCAAAATGGGAAACTGGTGGTAGCGTTCCTGATTTAGATAAACTTATCGCTTTAAGCGAGTTGTTTGATGTTTCTCTTGATAATCTCGTTAAGGATCAAGAGCCAAAGATAAATACAGAGTCTAAATCGTCAGAATCCTCAGAATCCTCGGAATCAGTATCGAAGTATCCGACACGAAAAGTTGTTGGATGGATTTTACTGGGTGTAGGTTTACAATGCATGGTTTTGGGGCTTTTCCTAAATATTTTGTTGGCAGTTTTGGGAGGTTACCTGATATTGTGTGGTATTATCTGCCAGGCTATTCAAAAGCATCCAGGACTTGTGATTGGTTGGGGAACCTTTTTGCCTTGTGCGTACTTTCTTCCAAGGATAACCAGTGCAAATATGATAATGATCTTTCTGTCCTATGCCTATCGAGGCGGATGGACGATACAACTGATTATTTCCTATGCCTTTTGGACTATGCTATTCCTGCTGATTTTTACAACAGTTAGAAAAACGAGAATGAAAAACTACCCATTCCTGTTCTGTGGCTGGGCAATCTTTTTTCAAGTATATGGTTTCATACCTATCGCGTTTCGCTATACAGGGAAAATTGAGAAATTTTACATTGCATTTTCTTGGTGCGTGATTTTATTTCTTATTGTACTTCTATTTTTCACAGGAAAATGCATTTACAGTTATTCTAGAATAGCCAAGGAAAGAAATTGAGTAAAGGGTTGACATGCACGATTTTATATTGAATGTCAACTCTTTTATTTTGTTGTTATAATCCAAGCATAGTCAAAGTATCATTGTGTAAGGGTGGTGAACGGATTTTTTTTCATAATACCATTGCTGTTGTATCAGTGATATCGGCTTTGAAAGGTAATTATTTTTCGCTCTAATTTATTCAATTAAATCGGGCTTATCAGTTATTACTGTGATAAACTATGGCACTTATATTTGTAGGTGCTTTTTGTTTGCACTCAGGCATTATCCGACCGGAAACTGATGTCAGCGTTGAAGCAGGTAGAAACGATTTAATGGTAAAATTAAGTATAAATTCCAAATAATATATGTTATAATTGCATTTATATAATGTGAAAAGGTGAGGAGTGATAATTTTGTACAAAAAAATAGCTGTTGTCCTTTTGCTGGCAGCTTTATTATTTTCTCTAAGCTCATGTTCTTTTGAGAATAAGAGAGAAGGAGACAATTCATTCACTGTTTTGTCAAGCAGCGAAAATAAGGATTTAGAGCAAATGCTCATGGAATTTGCAGAAAAAAATAAAATTAATTTAAAGTTTGAGTACACAGGGTCTTTAAATATTCCTTCTATGATAAAATCATCGCAAAAGGATTATGATGCCGTATGGTCCTCAAACAGCATATGGAATGCTTCTATCTCAAGTTCTGTTTTAAAAAATTCTAAGTCCATATCTGTTAATCCCGTAATATTTGCAGTGAAAGAAAGTAGATATAAAAACTTGGGATTTAGTAAAGACACGGTTGTAAACGATCTGGTGCAGGCCGTTGAAAAAGGAAATCTAAAGTTTCTAATGCCTTCGGTTACTCAAACAAACAGCGGAGCATCAGCTTACATAGGATTTTTAAACTGTCTGGCAGGTAATCCTCCAGTTTTAACAGAGGAAGACTTGAATTCAGAGGCTCTACAAGAAAGCTTAAAGACCTTGTTTAAAGGAGTGGTCAGAAACTCCGGTAGTGATGAATACTTAATAGACATCTTCAATGAAGGTGGCTACGATGCACTTGTAAACTATGAATCTTCGCTAATAGAACTGAACAATCAGTTAATAAAAAGTAATAAAGAACCTTTAAGATTCATTTATCCTTCCGACGGAGTTTCCGTTTCGGACAGCCCCTTTGCGTACATAGACAACAATAATGAGAAAAAACTGGAAATATTTAACAAGCTACAAAGCTTCTTATTGTCTTCGGATACCCAGCAAAAGCTTGAAAGCATGGGTAGAAGAACCACTTATGGTGGTCTGGTATCAAATGATGAGGTTTTTAAGGAATCTTATGGAATTGATAAGAATGCTTATTTGTCTCCTATTAAATACCCAGCAAGCTCTGTAATTAAAAATGCACTGAATCTTTACCAGGATTTGTTCAGAAAACCCTCAGTGGTTGTTTTTTGCCTTGATTATTCAGGCAGCATGTTTGGGGAAGGAAATGAACAGCTTGTTGCGGCAATGGAAAAGATATTGGATCATAAACTGGCATCGGAGGATATGATACAGTTTTCGAAAATGGATAAAATATTTGTTATTCCGTTTTCAAGTGAACTCAAATGGGTGGATTCAGCTATATCCGGAATAGATACAGCTAACCTAATTTCCAGGATAAAGGATACGGAGGCACATGGAAAAACGAATATATACGCGCCTGTTGAGCATGCCATTGAAATATTAAAGGATTTTGATGCTGATGTATATACAAAATCCATTGTTTTAATGACAGACGGTGAATCAGCCGGTAATTTCCGTAAAGGTACATCCTACGATATACCTGTGTTTTCAATTATGTTCGGAGAAGCAAATCCGAAGCAACTGGATGAAATTAGCCGACTTACAAAAGGCAAGACCTTTGACGGCAGAATAGGCCTTATTAATGCTTTTAAGGAAATAAGAGGATATAATTAGAGGAGATTCAATATGAAAGAAATATTTCTTGGTGTTGTTTCGGCAGCAGTATTCCTTGCAGTTTGGCTTATAGGCGGCAACATTGTAATATCCATCTTAAGCAGTGCAGGTTGCCTAATTATAGCCGTATTTACGATAAGGACT is a window of Lachnoclostridium phytofermentans ISDg DNA encoding:
- a CDS encoding DUF4097 family beta strand repeat-containing protein translates to MTKNEYMEKLKETLVGFEADITKEILEDYEEHFEMGLKKGKSAEQICEELGDINEIAKELKGLEKEHTSSKNNKEENTTTNSEWKQEKTEEVNLKDIIVDALFADVIVIPSGSNQITLNYVNYGDQNQQMMYEFRSWQEGDKIFAKVIKKETNFGFFNYIKTPRMKIEIKVPDYFPNIHLNSTSGDMKLTGSKSNEVVVSTISGDIELQNYHAKTMQLKSLSGDVKLVNSNGEMLRCNSTSGDLRLERVNYKDYILDTSSGEIELIRAEGISVNSKNKSGDISLRDCRINKVDSKTLSGDVTIENIMADSFHMQSTSGDVRAEDSKISQFSLRSTSGDVRASRIKSSIINATSKSGDVSATAESKEWRASTISGEVSITSECDAMIKVSTISGDVRLQLQNHGNGYEANIRTVSGTRSLTFEGSNSNLYRNGSYVFGNGGCKVEANTTSGDIKIRG
- a CDS encoding class I SAM-dependent methyltransferase produces the protein MSQNSVNQWYETKDNVNEMKSWKGLKIWEKEVISHFPKNASILNIGCGLGREAFALSDLGFSVVGIDISHSIITEVTALAESTGYSIPFYPYDGRHIPFDDNTFDVIILWAQTFGLLYGADYKQSFFSECNRLLRKDGILSFSGHDYEYISDTHELCLEGRKFYPYSSKEIYWETFLPDELSSYAKQNNFTILLSGRGEIYKPEDGVILHCLCKK
- a CDS encoding helix-turn-helix domain-containing protein, with protein sequence MKLGEKIVMFRTEHHLSQGDLAEKLGVSRQSISKWETGGSVPDLDKLIALSELFDVSLDNLVKDQEPKINTESKSSESSESSESVSKYPTRKVVGWILLGVGLQCMVLGLFLNILLAVLGGYLILCGIICQAIQKHPGLVIGWGTFLPCAYFLPRITSANMIMIFLSYAYRGGWTIQLIISYAFWTMLFLLIFTTVRKTRMKNYPFLFCGWAIFFQVYGFIPIAFRYTGKIEKFYIAFSWCVILFLIVLLFFTGKCIYSYSRIAKERN
- a CDS encoding substrate-binding domain-containing protein, yielding MIILYKKIAVVLLLAALLFSLSSCSFENKREGDNSFTVLSSSENKDLEQMLMEFAEKNKINLKFEYTGSLNIPSMIKSSQKDYDAVWSSNSIWNASISSSVLKNSKSISVNPVIFAVKESRYKNLGFSKDTVVNDLVQAVEKGNLKFLMPSVTQTNSGASAYIGFLNCLAGNPPVLTEEDLNSEALQESLKTLFKGVVRNSGSDEYLIDIFNEGGYDALVNYESSLIELNNQLIKSNKEPLRFIYPSDGVSVSDSPFAYIDNNNEKKLEIFNKLQSFLLSSDTQQKLESMGRRTTYGGLVSNDEVFKESYGIDKNAYLSPIKYPASSVIKNALNLYQDLFRKPSVVVFCLDYSGSMFGEGNEQLVAAMEKILDHKLASEDMIQFSKMDKIFVIPFSSELKWVDSAISGIDTANLISRIKDTEAHGKTNIYAPVEHAIEILKDFDADVYTKSIVLMTDGESAGNFRKGTSYDIPVFSIMFGEANPKQLDEISRLTKGKTFDGRIGLINAFKEIRGYN